AATTGGGTGCACTATAAGCCTATTTCCTCTCTAACAGATGATTCTCCGATAGAATTCGTCGTTCCCGGACAAGGTGATGAGTACATCGATCTCGCTCATACCATGTTAAGTCTtcgtgtgcaaataaaaactcCATCTACCTCTTTGCAAGCTGAAGGATCGAAAAATGCGCCCGAGGAATTACCAGAAATTGCCCCTGTAAACAATTTACTACACTCCATGTTTAATCAAGTGGATGTGTATTTAAATCAAAAACTCGTTTCACCACCGAATAACGCTTATGCATACCGTGCTTACATAGAAACATTGTTAAATTATGGGCCTGCGGCCAAAAAATCTCACTTGACTTCCGTTTTATGGAGTGATGATACTCCAGGGAAAATGGATGatacgagttttaaaaataatatcgggTTGCGAGAAAGAGCAAAACTACTATCAGCTGGAAAAACAGTCGATTTAATTGGACATTTACATTGtgatattttcaatcaagaacGTTTCCTTTTAAATGGTGTAGAAATGCGTCTGCGACTTGTGAGAGCAAGAGACTCGTTTTGTCTAATGAGCTCTCAACCGGATATTTCATGTGGCTTGAATATAAGCGAAGCTACATTATTAGTAAGACGAACAAAAATTGCACCAGGAGTTTTACTCTCTCATGCTCGTGCATTGGCAAAAACAACAGCAAAATACCCTCTTACACGCGTTGAAGTTAAAGCCATTTCGCTACATGGAGGAGTGCATGGAGAAACGATTGACAACATCGTGCTTGGGCAACTTCCAAAACGAATCATAATCGGATTTGTCGATAATCGAGCATATAATGGAAACGTTCAAATGAatccgttcaattttcaaaactataAAATCAATTACCTCTCATTATATGTGGATGGGGCGCAAGTACCTTCTCGACCTCTGCAACCTGATTTCACCCAAAATAATCTTTACATTGATGCCTAtcatacattattttctggtacaggaatacattttttgaacGAGGGTAACTCAATCAATCGAGAAAATTATCCAAAGGGTTATTGTCTCTTCGCATTTGACTTGACACCTGATCTTTCCGCGAATACCAGTTCGCATTGGAATTTAGTGAAACATGGAAGTGTGAGAATCGAGGTACGATTTGCCGAGGCACTCGCTTCTACTGTAAATTGTATAGTATATGCAGAATATGATAATGTTCTGGAGATCGATGCCTCGCGTCAAGTAATTGCTGACTTCAGCGGTTGAACTTCAAGAAAAAGCAGGTGTCAGATTACTCTGCATTCGTCGTTCGTCTTTTCGACGGAGAATTGGATTTTGGAGAGAAAACAAGTCAGTTCATCGCGCGCCGCTGTTCAGTACGGacgtaaaaaatggaaataatcaTCGACATTCAGGGAATGCGTGATAGAGAGCATCGTTTTTTACCGAAAGAAGTTGCCGTCGTTGCTCTAAATCAACCTTTCACCATGCATTGGATTGTTTCTCCTCCATACGCATTCCACGAACTCCCCAGCATAATACGTCACGAGAATCAAATTTTGACTCTTCATCACCATGGATTGGAATGGTACGAGGGCGATGTCTCCTGTAAACAACTTTATGCTAATTTGCGTGAAATAGCACGGCATGCAAAAACTATTTGGACGCGCGGTCACGAAAAAGCCGATTTATTGAGCCATGTAATTACGCGAGAAATCAACGATCTCGAAAAACCGGAATGGGGATGCCCaggattcaaaaaattatccacGTCACGCAGTAGATGTCTACGACATAGTTTGGGTGCTGTGAAGCCTACGAATCGTTGTGCATTAACGCAGGCCctcatgttgaaaaaatttatcctaCGGATGAATAATCAAGTACCTGTCACCGTACTTCcagaggaggagaaaaaaaatccagaaaCGGACGACAAGAGTGAAGATTCATTTATGAGTTGCTTCCCCTGTataaattttcctcaaaacgAAGTTCTCATTTGAAGGAATAGAAACTATTCATGAGCATTATAACTCTGCGATATGCCTCTGTTATGAATTCAGATATAAAGTGAAAAAGTATATCTTTTCACCATTCTTCAATTTGCTAACGGAGCATGAACACACAACAAATTCGAGACGCTCTACGTTATTTACCGATTGCGACTACTGGAGTATTTCCGGCTGATGAAATTCCTCGTACTTGGACAAGGCCTGCTGGAATAATTGTGAACACAGATGAACACTCAAAACCTGGCGAGCACTGGGTCGCAATGTACGTCGATCGAAATGGAAGCGGATGGTACTTCGATAGTTACGGATTACCACCAATCATTCCACAACACCTCGAACGACTCCGGAGAAATTGCAAGTTCTTCCGTTTCAACGTTAAGCAACTCCAAAGTGATTCTTCAGACGTTTGTGGCCAAttttgtgttatttttttgcaCCTTATGTCTTGTGGTTTTGGTATGGATAAATTCAACAATCTCTTCTCTGATAATCcccgaaaaaatgatgaaatagtGCGTCAATATTATAAAGCCTTCGCATCCCGTCGGATAAATAACAGCGTTCGTAAAAATGATATGAtgagtggtggtggtggtagtTTCACGGATCGTAGATTTGCTTGTACACAAAGGTGTTGTACGCGTAGATAAAAGAATGCAGCGCGTCAACTCCATAAACAATATTGTGATCATAATAAATATGCgggttttttcaaatattttgtaaaccaTTAATGTATTTAGAATAtgagtgaaaaacaaaaaaacaatttaaatgTATTCAACAGTGTTATTCGACCCACTACTcccaaagagaaaaaaagaaaaaagtagaaaaacatACAGGTATGGTACTTCTCACACTATCCCCCTCCTTCCCCCCTCACACCTGTCCACCAAGCTATTTACCTATGGAGTGGGAAAAAATAGCTTGGAGTGGGTAGGTGTTGTGGTGGGggaaggagtggggataggagtggggggcGCCATACCTGTATGTAGTctactgatgtcgtttccgaacgttcataaacgtgaaaattggagatcaccgatatacttttgtgtgaatcgacacaaattaaccagattcactgacatttcgaactgaaccgctttccgacgttcgattcgagatcataccttacaatcgagtgatgtcgtttccgaacgttcataaagttgaaaattggtgatcaccgataaacttttgtgtgaatcgatacaatttaacaacattcactcacatttcgaacagaacagccttccgacgtgcgattcgagatcataccttacaatcgagtgatgtcatttccgaacgttcataaacgtgaaacttggtgctcaccgatatacttttgtgagaatcgcaacaaatcaagaggattcactgacat
This sequence is a window from Venturia canescens isolate UGA chromosome 8, ASM1945775v1, whole genome shotgun sequence. Protein-coding genes within it:
- the LOC122414815 gene encoding uncharacterized protein F54H12.2-like, which encodes MAFLHTHSRECLKSELELFSLPPTQTTIEGSNWVHYKPISSLTDDSPIEFVVPGQGDEYIDLAHTMLSLRVQIKTPSTSLQAEGSKNAPEELPEIAPVNNLLHSMFNQVDVYLNQKLVSPPNNAYAYRAYIETLLNYGPAAKKSHLTSVLWSDDTPGKMDDTSFKNNIGLRERAKLLSAGKTVDLIGHLHCDIFNQERFLLNGVEMRLRLVRARDSFCLMSSQPDISCGLNISEATLLVRRTKIAPGVLLSHARALAKTTAKYPLTRVEVKAISLHGGVHGETIDNIVLGQLPKRIIIGFVDNRAYNGNVQMNPFNFQNYKINYLSLYVDGAQVPSRPLQPDFTQNNLYIDAYHTLFSGTGIHFLNEGNSINRENYPKGYCLFAFDLTPDLSANTSSHWNLVKHGSVRIEVRFAEALASTVNCIVYAEYDNVLEIDASRQVIADFSG